From one Candidatus Limnocylindrales bacterium genomic stretch:
- the lon gene encoding endopeptidase La encodes MATPDSTLRLPVIPLRNSVLFPMLTMPFSVGRTGSVAAVEAALATEDKHIVVVAQRSADVDDPSPADLYSVGTKAVIRHVARTENGLQIILQGVERVRLESYAHTVPYLAGEVRALPRPAGEGAEVEALEREIKDLTRKFQALAQAAPALDLTQIFAAVEEPMQLVYMIGATLTLRVNKAQPLLEAATRADALRLLHEYLTHEVQVLEVRKEIASAAQTEMTREQHDYLLRQQLRAIQDQLGEKNPEQAEVAELRTRLEELELPEEVKKEAEKELTRLERLPSAAPDHQVLRSHIELILELPWKNTTADNLDLANAREVLDEDHYGLEEIKERILEQLAVLKLNPNAKAPILCFVGPPGVGKTSLGQSIARALGRKFERFSLGGLHDEAELRGHRRTYIGAMPGRILQAIRRAGVSNPMIMLDEIDKLGRDFRGDPAAALLEILDPAQNFAFRDNYLDLPFDLSSVLFITTANSLDTIPRPLLDRMEVIRLSGYTEEEKVQIARRYLLPRRRAEAGLTEENFVIADDTLRALVRRYTRESGVRELERVIGRLASKAALKFAKGEADKVAFTPDDLSDLLGAERFRIEEARRVLPPGVATGLAWTETGGDVLYIEGLRLPKGRELLLTGQLGDVMQESARAALSYVLGHARQFRIDHAGGNVHLHVPAGAIPKDGPSAGVTIVTALCSLFTGLPVRSDTAMTGEITLTGLVLPIGGLKEKCLAARRAGLTRIIVPKGNAKDLREVPEEVRAELEVIFAEHIDDVLLAAIPHLGDRMQRITQAA; translated from the coding sequence ATGGCCACCCCAGATTCAACCCTTCGTCTGCCCGTCATTCCTCTGCGCAACTCGGTGTTGTTCCCGATGCTGACGATGCCGTTCTCCGTGGGGCGGACGGGCTCGGTCGCCGCAGTCGAGGCCGCGCTTGCCACCGAAGACAAGCACATCGTCGTCGTGGCCCAGCGCAGCGCCGACGTCGACGATCCGTCGCCGGCCGATCTCTATTCCGTAGGCACCAAGGCCGTCATTCGCCACGTAGCCCGCACCGAGAACGGCCTGCAGATCATCCTGCAGGGCGTCGAGCGGGTTCGGCTGGAATCCTACGCTCACACCGTTCCCTACCTTGCCGGCGAGGTGCGCGCGCTGCCGCGGCCTGCCGGTGAGGGCGCCGAGGTCGAAGCGCTCGAGCGCGAGATCAAGGACCTGACGCGGAAATTCCAGGCTCTGGCGCAGGCCGCGCCGGCGCTGGACCTGACGCAGATCTTCGCGGCGGTCGAGGAGCCGATGCAGCTCGTCTACATGATCGGCGCGACGCTGACGCTGCGGGTCAACAAGGCCCAGCCGCTGCTCGAAGCAGCAACGCGCGCCGATGCGCTGCGCCTTCTCCACGAATACCTGACGCACGAGGTGCAGGTTCTCGAGGTCCGCAAGGAGATCGCCAGCGCGGCGCAGACCGAGATGACGCGCGAGCAGCACGACTACCTGCTGCGCCAGCAGCTGCGCGCCATCCAGGACCAGCTCGGCGAGAAGAACCCGGAGCAGGCCGAGGTTGCCGAGCTGCGCACGCGCCTGGAAGAGCTCGAGCTGCCCGAAGAGGTCAAGAAGGAGGCGGAGAAGGAGCTGACGCGCCTGGAGCGGCTGCCCTCGGCTGCTCCGGACCACCAGGTCCTGCGCTCGCACATCGAGCTCATCCTGGAGCTGCCCTGGAAGAACACCACGGCCGACAACCTCGACCTCGCCAACGCACGCGAGGTGCTGGACGAGGACCATTACGGGCTGGAGGAGATCAAAGAGCGCATCCTCGAGCAGCTCGCGGTGCTCAAGCTCAACCCGAATGCCAAGGCGCCGATCCTTTGCTTCGTCGGCCCTCCGGGCGTCGGCAAGACCTCGCTCGGCCAGTCGATCGCGCGGGCGCTCGGACGCAAGTTCGAGCGCTTCAGTCTCGGCGGCCTGCACGACGAGGCCGAGCTTCGCGGACATCGCCGCACCTACATCGGCGCGATGCCGGGCCGGATCCTGCAGGCGATCCGACGTGCCGGCGTGTCCAACCCGATGATCATGCTCGACGAGATCGACAAGCTCGGGCGCGACTTCCGCGGCGATCCGGCGGCGGCGCTGCTGGAGATCCTGGACCCGGCGCAGAACTTCGCGTTCCGCGACAACTACCTCGATCTTCCGTTCGATCTCTCCAGCGTGCTGTTCATCACCACGGCCAACAGCCTGGACACGATTCCGCGTCCGCTGCTCGACCGCATGGAGGTCATCCGCCTCTCGGGCTACACCGAAGAGGAGAAGGTGCAGATCGCGCGCCGCTACCTGCTGCCGCGCCGGCGCGCCGAAGCCGGGCTGACGGAGGAGAATTTCGTCATCGCCGACGACACGCTGCGCGCGCTCGTGCGTCGCTACACGCGCGAATCCGGCGTGCGAGAGCTCGAGCGCGTGATCGGACGCCTGGCCAGCAAGGCCGCGCTGAAGTTCGCCAAGGGCGAAGCGGACAAAGTCGCATTTACGCCCGATGATCTGTCGGATCTGCTCGGCGCCGAGCGTTTCCGCATCGAGGAGGCGCGCCGCGTGCTGCCTCCGGGCGTGGCGACCGGGCTTGCCTGGACCGAGACGGGCGGCGACGTCCTCTACATCGAAGGACTGCGTCTGCCCAAGGGGCGCGAGCTGCTGCTGACGGGACAGCTCGGCGACGTCATGCAGGAGTCGGCGCGAGCGGCGCTGAGCTATGTGCTCGGGCATGCCCGCCAGTTCCGCATCGACCACGCCGGCGGCAACGTTCACCTGCACGTGCCGGCGGGCGCGATTCCGAAGGACGGGCCTTCGGCCGGCGTGACGATCGTGACCGCGCTGTGCTCGCTCTTCACCGGGCTGCCGGTGCGCAGCGATACGGCGATGACCGGTGAGATCACGCTGACCGGCCTGGTACTGCCGATTGGCGGCCTGAAGGAGAAATGCCTGGCGGCGCGGCGCGCGGGCCTGACCCGGATCATCGTGCCGAAGGGCAACGCCAAGGACCTGCGCGAGGTTCCCGAGGAAGTTCGCGCGGAGCTGGAGGTGATCTTCGCCGAGCACATCGACGACGTGCTGCTGGCGGCCATTCCGCACCTCGGCGACCGGATGCAGCGGATCACGCAGGCCGCTTAG
- a CDS encoding glutathione S-transferase family protein, which yields MKLYTSIGPNPRTVRMFLLEKGVEIPTVEVDLMGGENRRAPYTDKNPAGQTPCLELDDGRVIGETVAICEYVEEKHPAPPLIGTTPEDRAETRMWQRRIEIGITEHIFNGFRFGEGIELFRSRMRVLPEAADGLKAIARDKLVWLDGLMAGKPYVAGDRFTLADIILFSALDFGGTVGQPLDRNLKNLAAWFDRIAARPSAQAG from the coding sequence ATGAAGCTGTACACATCCATCGGCCCCAACCCCCGCACCGTCCGCATGTTCCTGCTCGAGAAGGGCGTGGAGATTCCCACCGTCGAGGTCGATCTGATGGGAGGCGAGAACCGGCGCGCGCCCTACACCGACAAGAACCCCGCGGGCCAGACGCCGTGCCTCGAGCTCGACGACGGCAGGGTCATCGGCGAGACGGTGGCCATCTGCGAGTACGTCGAAGAGAAGCACCCGGCGCCGCCGCTGATCGGAACGACGCCCGAGGATCGCGCGGAAACGCGCATGTGGCAGCGCCGCATCGAGATCGGCATCACCGAGCACATCTTCAACGGGTTCCGGTTCGGCGAGGGCATCGAGCTGTTCCGCTCGCGCATGCGCGTGCTGCCGGAGGCCGCCGACGGCCTCAAGGCGATCGCGCGCGACAAGCTGGTGTGGCTCGACGGCCTGATGGCGGGCAAGCCGTATGTCGCCGGCGACCGCTTCACGCTGGCGGACATCATCCTGTTTTCGGCGCTCGACTTCGGCGGAACGGTCGGCCAGCCGCTCGACCGCAACCTGAAGAACCTGGCTGCCTGGTTCGATCGGATTGCCGCCAGGCCGAGCGCGCAAGCCGGCTGA
- a CDS encoding sulfatase, giving the protein MLFLQIRLSKTARAPSVARGVAAAAMVVAAGSCTGTSQDSPSYRCPSCNVVVISVDTLRADHVGAYGYGRPTTPNIDALAARGVLFENAISQSSWTRPAHMSILTGMHPREHGYVALADRRRLDDGVATIASVLRENGYTTAAFTGGVNMSADYGFDQGFDLYRTNGKYFRDNFEDARYWLDQNDGERFFLLFHGYDPHTPYLNDPVDRVALGLPRGPPEQGHRKTCRADGPRSRIDPFIDEYDAAVHRADRYVGKLIAELEQRGLAQKTLIVVLSDHGEEFLEHGRCFHLATLYREVLHVPLILVAPGLAPRRVAPLVAASVTIAPTIMEMLGIEHRFPGPSLLAAALGGPVPQGPVVSETERSLKQDGDGLVRSLTTETDKLIYWVTHNRHALFDPRTDPFEQRAVPASSREQMLADQLERWSVAHPRRLSPRRSSGEGEKAGEADTTQKDQEDELRRREQDLRSFGYVE; this is encoded by the coding sequence ATGCTCTTTCTGCAAATCCGGCTGTCGAAGACTGCTCGCGCGCCCTCGGTCGCGCGTGGCGTGGCCGCGGCTGCCATGGTCGTCGCGGCCGGCTCCTGCACGGGCACCTCGCAGGATTCGCCGTCCTACCGATGCCCCTCCTGCAACGTCGTGGTCATCTCCGTCGACACGCTGCGCGCCGATCACGTCGGTGCGTACGGCTACGGGCGCCCGACGACTCCGAACATCGACGCCCTGGCCGCCCGCGGCGTCCTCTTCGAAAATGCCATCTCGCAGTCGTCGTGGACGCGGCCGGCGCACATGTCGATCCTGACCGGCATGCATCCTCGCGAGCACGGCTATGTGGCACTGGCCGACCGCCGCCGTCTGGACGACGGCGTGGCCACCATCGCCTCGGTGCTTCGCGAGAACGGATACACGACCGCGGCCTTCACCGGCGGCGTCAACATGTCGGCGGACTACGGCTTCGACCAGGGCTTCGACCTGTACCGCACCAACGGCAAGTACTTTCGCGACAACTTCGAGGACGCCCGCTACTGGCTCGACCAAAATGACGGCGAGCGTTTCTTCCTGCTCTTCCATGGATACGATCCGCACACGCCGTACCTGAACGACCCAGTCGACCGCGTCGCGCTCGGTCTTCCGCGCGGGCCGCCCGAGCAGGGCCATCGCAAGACGTGCCGCGCCGACGGTCCGAGGTCGCGCATCGATCCATTCATCGACGAGTACGATGCGGCGGTGCATCGCGCCGACCGCTACGTCGGCAAGCTCATCGCCGAGCTCGAGCAGCGGGGCCTGGCGCAGAAGACGCTCATCGTCGTGCTCTCCGATCATGGCGAGGAGTTCCTCGAGCACGGCCGCTGCTTCCATCTGGCAACGCTGTACCGGGAAGTGCTGCACGTGCCGCTGATCCTCGTGGCTCCGGGGCTGGCGCCGCGACGCGTGGCGCCGCTGGTGGCGGCCTCCGTCACCATCGCGCCGACCATCATGGAAATGCTCGGGATCGAGCACCGCTTCCCCGGACCGTCGCTGCTGGCGGCGGCGCTGGGCGGACCGGTGCCGCAGGGGCCGGTCGTCAGCGAGACCGAGAGGAGCCTGAAGCAGGACGGTGACGGTCTGGTCCGATCGCTGACGACCGAGACCGACAAGCTCATCTACTGGGTCACGCACAACCGGCACGCGCTGTTCGATCCGCGCACCGATCCCTTCGAGCAGCGTGCGGTGCCTGCCTCGTCGCGCGAGCAGATGCTGGCCGACCAGCTCGAGCGCTGGTCCGTCGCGCATCCCCGGCGGCTGTCGCCGCGTCGATCCAGCGGCGAAGGCGAGAAGGCGGGCGAGGCGGACACGACGCAAAAGGACCAGGAGGACGAGCTGCGGCGCCGCGAGCAGGATCTGCGCTCGTTCGGCTACGTCGAGTGA
- a CDS encoding 4-alpha-glucanotransferase, with amino-acid sequence MADVACREMRRALAALGVRRLTLGIHESAFPPSSADTGYGSAHAAGDAFLRFAIDLGFNALQLGPGGQISQSNPSPYDGTAFARNALRLDLAALARPDAGSLLARDEVDRLVADGAAPDRADPARAHAIIGRAIAVALPRWKRLREHEPDHPVMQAAAAFERISPWLAEDALFEALASRTGTDDPGRWDPAVAALFERTAQASERRRQISLTLAAEVERAVLVQALLDAQSQAFVSMARAHGMTLFGDLQVGWSCRDRFLRPELFASGWHMGAPPSRTNPQGQPWGYPLLDPDQLDDPHSPARHAFVAVVELALRSHDGIRIDHPHGLVCPWIYRSDAPDPQLAVQHGFRAFESPDACDAMLQRWAIARTGDLDHGVAPHADDRVVRLDAGQIARYSRMIDALLAVAAAHGRTSDNVAAEVLSTCPRPLREVLARHGLGRFVVTQKADLTDPADVYRTDRTARADWVMLGNHDTTPIFAVVQAWHRNGSAAARAAYLASRLEPAPEAREALARRLVESPSEMAQASLADLFLADAENVLVYWTDLFGELEPFNRAGIVHPDNWTLRLPSHYRSVYAARVRERRALDVRAAVATALRARGVAGDLSAALDRKE; translated from the coding sequence ATGGCCGACGTCGCTTGCAGGGAAATGCGCCGGGCGCTGGCCGCCCTCGGTGTGCGTCGGCTGACGCTCGGGATTCACGAAAGCGCATTCCCTCCATCGTCCGCCGACACCGGCTACGGCAGCGCCCACGCCGCCGGCGATGCGTTCCTGCGCTTCGCGATCGACCTCGGCTTCAACGCGCTTCAGCTCGGCCCGGGCGGCCAGATAAGCCAGTCCAACCCCTCGCCCTACGACGGCACCGCATTCGCGCGCAATGCACTGCGTCTGGATCTGGCGGCGCTCGCGCGGCCCGACGCCGGCAGCCTTCTCGCCCGCGACGAGGTTGATCGGCTCGTGGCCGACGGGGCTGCGCCGGACCGGGCCGACCCTGCGCGCGCACACGCCATCATCGGCCGCGCCATTGCCGTGGCGCTGCCGCGCTGGAAGCGGCTGCGCGAGCACGAGCCCGATCACCCCGTGATGCAGGCTGCCGCTGCATTCGAGCGCATCAGCCCCTGGCTTGCCGAAGATGCGCTGTTCGAAGCGCTGGCATCGCGCACCGGCACCGACGACCCGGGCCGCTGGGATCCCGCCGTGGCCGCGCTCTTCGAGCGCACCGCACAAGCGTCCGAGCGTCGCCGCCAGATCTCGCTCACGCTCGCGGCCGAGGTCGAGCGCGCCGTTCTCGTCCAGGCGCTGCTCGACGCGCAGTCGCAGGCGTTCGTGTCGATGGCGCGCGCGCACGGGATGACGCTCTTCGGCGACCTTCAGGTCGGCTGGTCCTGCCGTGATCGATTCCTTCGCCCCGAGCTGTTCGCAAGCGGCTGGCACATGGGCGCGCCGCCGAGCCGCACCAATCCGCAAGGGCAGCCGTGGGGCTATCCGCTGCTCGACCCGGATCAGCTCGATGATCCGCACAGTCCGGCCCGGCACGCCTTCGTCGCGGTCGTCGAGCTCGCGCTGCGCTCGCACGACGGCATCCGCATCGACCACCCGCACGGCCTGGTCTGTCCGTGGATCTACCGCAGCGATGCACCCGACCCGCAGCTTGCCGTGCAGCACGGGTTTCGCGCGTTCGAGTCGCCCGACGCCTGTGATGCCATGCTGCAGCGCTGGGCCATTGCGCGCACCGGCGACCTCGATCATGGCGTGGCGCCTCATGCCGATGACCGCGTCGTCCGCCTGGACGCCGGTCAGATCGCCCGCTACTCGCGCATGATCGATGCTCTTCTCGCAGTTGCCGCAGCGCATGGCCGCACGAGCGACAACGTTGCGGCGGAAGTGCTGAGCACCTGCCCGCGGCCGCTGCGCGAGGTGCTCGCCCGCCACGGCCTCGGACGCTTCGTGGTCACGCAGAAGGCCGACCTGACCGACCCGGCCGACGTCTATCGCACCGACCGGACCGCCCGCGCCGACTGGGTCATGCTCGGCAACCACGATACGACGCCGATCTTCGCGGTCGTGCAGGCGTGGCACAGGAACGGCAGCGCGGCGGCGCGCGCCGCCTATCTCGCATCACGCCTCGAGCCGGCGCCGGAGGCCCGGGAAGCGCTGGCGCGACGGCTGGTCGAGAGCCCGAGCGAGATGGCGCAGGCAAGCCTGGCCGATCTGTTTCTGGCCGACGCCGAGAACGTGCTCGTGTATTGGACGGATCTGTTCGGCGAGCTCGAGCCGTTCAATCGTGCCGGGATCGTGCATCCCGACAACTGGACGCTGCGGCTGCCCTCGCACTATCGCAGCGTCTACGCCGCACGCGTACGCGAGCGGCGGGCGCTCGACGTGCGAGCTGCCGTGGCGACGGCTCTGCGTGCCCGAGGCGTCGCCGGCGATCTGTCAGCCGCGCTCGATCGTAAGGAGTAG
- a CDS encoding alpha-1,4-glucan--maltose-1-phosphate maltosyltransferase gives MSSDTRMRNAVGAKAPASSPTIEEARKRVLVEDIRPRVDCGRYPAKRVLGDEARIEADLVADSHDVLGGRVLYRHCSSHDWLEAGLRPLVNDRFFATFELDELGRWEFLVEGWIDALASWRKVLERKIAASEAAEVVSHLRAGAPLMLAASARASDEAAAKLQRAAAALDAAGTDADAAVAVALDVELAAVASATPDLARATRSDTYEIDVESLYARFGAWYEFFPRSCRDDGTHATFADCEARLQYAASMGFDIVYLPPIHPIGESFRKGKDNSLRAAPGEPGSPWAIGASTGGHKSVHPELGTLEDFRSFLARAEQLGLRVALDIALQVSPDHPYVKEHPQWFVHRPDGSIQYAENPPKKYQDIYPFDFQCEDAPALWRELTSIFEFWVGQGVRIFRVDNPHTKSLMFWRHCIAEIKRQHPDVIFLAEAFTRPKLMYALARLGFSQSYTYFTWRNTRDELTQYFTELTRTEAVEFFRPNLWPNTPDILPESLQFGGRPAFVQRLVLAATLGASYGIYGPAFELMESQARPGSGEYMDNEKYEIRRWEVSRADSLRPIITRVNAIRRENAALHDNRSLRFHQCANETLLCYSKRAADNVIVVVVNLDVHHKQSGFVELDLDALGIEPDRPFQAHDLLGGGRYLWHGSRNYVELDPHVSPAQIFRVRRRVRTEYDFDYFV, from the coding sequence ATGAGCTCGGACACGCGAATGCGCAATGCCGTGGGCGCCAAGGCTCCCGCGTCATCACCCACCATCGAGGAAGCGCGAAAGCGCGTCCTGGTCGAGGATATCCGTCCACGCGTCGACTGTGGCCGCTATCCTGCAAAACGGGTGCTCGGCGACGAGGCGCGTATCGAGGCCGATCTGGTTGCCGACTCCCACGACGTGCTGGGCGGGCGCGTTCTCTACCGCCATTGCAGCTCGCACGACTGGCTCGAAGCGGGCCTGCGACCGCTCGTCAACGATCGGTTCTTCGCGACGTTCGAGCTGGATGAGCTGGGACGCTGGGAGTTTCTCGTCGAAGGATGGATCGATGCGCTGGCGAGCTGGCGAAAGGTTCTCGAGCGCAAGATCGCCGCCTCCGAAGCCGCCGAGGTCGTGTCGCACCTGCGCGCCGGTGCGCCGTTGATGCTGGCGGCATCGGCGCGGGCGAGCGATGAAGCGGCCGCGAAGCTGCAACGCGCAGCCGCCGCGCTGGACGCGGCCGGCACGGACGCGGACGCCGCCGTCGCCGTCGCTCTCGATGTGGAGCTGGCAGCCGTCGCCTCCGCCACTCCCGATCTTGCCCGCGCCACGCGCTCCGACACCTACGAGATCGACGTTGAGTCGCTCTACGCGCGCTTCGGTGCCTGGTACGAGTTCTTTCCCCGCTCCTGCCGCGACGACGGCACACACGCCACGTTCGCCGACTGCGAGGCGCGCCTGCAGTACGCGGCCTCGATGGGCTTCGACATCGTCTATCTGCCGCCGATTCATCCCATCGGTGAGAGCTTTCGCAAGGGAAAGGACAACAGCCTGCGCGCCGCGCCGGGCGAGCCCGGAAGCCCCTGGGCGATCGGTGCCAGCACGGGCGGGCACAAGTCGGTCCATCCCGAGCTGGGCACGCTCGAGGACTTCCGCAGCTTTCTTGCGCGCGCCGAGCAGCTCGGCCTTCGCGTCGCGCTCGACATCGCCTTGCAGGTCTCGCCCGATCATCCCTACGTCAAGGAGCATCCGCAGTGGTTCGTGCACCGGCCCGACGGGAGCATCCAGTACGCCGAGAACCCGCCCAAGAAGTATCAGGACATCTACCCGTTCGACTTCCAGTGCGAAGACGCCCCCGCGCTGTGGCGTGAGCTGACCAGCATCTTCGAGTTCTGGGTGGGGCAAGGCGTGCGCATCTTCCGCGTCGACAATCCGCACACCAAGTCGCTGATGTTCTGGCGGCACTGCATCGCCGAGATCAAGCGGCAGCACCCGGACGTGATCTTCCTGGCCGAAGCCTTCACGCGCCCCAAGCTCATGTACGCGCTGGCCAGGCTGGGCTTCAGCCAGTCCTACACCTACTTCACGTGGCGCAACACGCGCGACGAGCTCACTCAGTACTTCACCGAGCTGACACGGACGGAAGCGGTCGAATTCTTCCGGCCCAACCTGTGGCCGAACACGCCCGACATCCTTCCGGAATCGCTGCAGTTCGGCGGGCGGCCCGCGTTCGTTCAGCGCCTGGTCCTGGCCGCCACCCTCGGCGCGAGCTACGGCATCTACGGTCCGGCGTTCGAGCTGATGGAATCACAGGCGCGGCCGGGCTCCGGCGAGTACATGGACAACGAGAAGTACGAGATCCGGCGCTGGGAGGTGTCGCGAGCCGACAGCCTTCGGCCGATCATCACGCGCGTGAACGCGATCCGTCGCGAGAACGCCGCGCTCCACGACAACCGCAGCCTTCGTTTCCATCAATGCGCGAACGAGACGCTGCTGTGCTACAGCAAGCGCGCCGCCGACAACGTCATCGTCGTCGTCGTCAACCTGGACGTCCATCACAAGCAGAGCGGATTCGTCGAGCTGGACCTGGATGCGCTGGGGATCGAGCCGGACCGGCCGTTCCAGGCGCACGACCTGCTCGGCGGCGGGCGGTACCTGTGGCACGGCTCGCGCAACTACGTCGAGCTCGACCCGCACGTCAGCCCGGCCCAGATCTTTCGTGTGCGCCGACGGGTGCGCACCGAATACGACTTCGACTATTTCGTTTAG